Part of the Pseudomonas sp. M30-35 genome is shown below.
GATCACATGCGAGATGCGATTATTCATGTTGATCTCTCCGCTTATTCTTGTGATGAAGCACTGCCAGCCCAGCTAAACCCTGCACTGCGTTGCAAATGCATGTTCGGCTTGGCTGGACCTAGAGTAGGAGCGTGAGAGATCAGCCCGATAGAACCAGTTGCGAGCCAGTTGTTGCGCCAGTGCTAATCCAGCGTTTTCTGCGCGCGCAGAACTACACACCGCGCCTTGGAGCAGCGGTGTCGGATACATCGAAAGTAGTTAGTGGTGCTTGGCGTGCAATTGAAAAAATCAGCAAACTAAAACGCCGTGGGTAACAAGCAATAGCGACCGATACCGCTGCTCCCCGCTACGACTAGTGAAGCAGTTTTTCCGCTGACCCTTCGCTGAGTTGCTCAATCAGCTCAGTCAGTAGCTTGATACCGGGCCGAATGCGCTCTGCGGCAATCGACGAATAGCCTAGGCGGAAATAATTCAACGGCGGGTTATCCCCGTGAAAATGAATATCACCTGGCTCAATAAGAATGCCGTGTTTTGCGGCCAGTTTGTGCAGTTCGCGAGCATCCAGTCCATCTGGACCTTTGACCCAATAACAAGACCCGCCAAAGCTCGGCTCGCGCGATGAGTCAGGAAGAAATTCGCGCAAGGCATCACCCATTTGTTGATGACGATCCTGATAGGCACGCATCAAACTCATGATCAGAGCATCGTGATAGCCGCGCTCAAGAAACAGCGCAACCGAGCGCTGATTGTTCGCCGCGGGATGACGCACCATCAAGCGGCGTAAGGCGCGTGCCTCACGAATCAATGGTTCAGGGCCGACCAGATAGCCAACGCGCAAACCTGGCGCGAGGGTTTTTGAAAGACTGCCGACGTAGAGCACCCGATCGTTTTTATCCAAGCTCTTGAGCGCGGGAATCGGGTTGGCCTTGAAATTGGTTTCGCTTTCGTAATCATCCTCAATAATCAGAAAGTTGTGCTCATTAGCGCGCCGCAGCAACTCGTAACGTCTTTCCAGCGGCATGGTTACGGTGCTCGGACACTGATGACTGGGCGTGGTGTAAACCAGATCACATTGATTGAGCTGATCGCTGAGCACCAAGCCTTGTGCATCAACGGCCAGAGGCTGCACCCGTGAAGGATTGAGCATGGCGATATTGCGGATATCCATATAACCCGGATCTTCGATCCCCATCAGGCTGTCGGGACGCAACAATAAACGGGCAAGCATATACAACCCATGCTGAGCGCCAACCGTCACCAGTATCTGGTCGGGCGATGCCCACACACCACGACGCGGCAACAAACGCGTGCGAATTTGCTCCATCAACAACGGATCATCATTATCAAAGCGATCAGAAGCCCAATCGCGAATCGCCGGAATACTCACCGCGTCGCGACAGCATTCTCGCCAGTTCGCCGTGGGAAATAACACCGGATCAAACTGGCCGTAAATAAACGGATACTGATATTTCTGCCAGTCACGCGGCTTGCTCATATTGCGCTGTTCGGTTGGCTTGACCACCAACCGACTTGACCAGTCCGGGGTATGATCGAACGACGAATCAACCGGCGCTTTAGCAGGCTCGACCTTGCGCGCAAGAATATCCGGATTAACGTAATAACCGCTGCGCTCACGGGCAACAAGGTAGCCATCATCGAGCAAATGCTCGTACGCCAGCACGACCGTATTACGCGCAATATTCAGTTGTTTAGCGAGTTTTCGACTGGACGGGAGCGGGCTGTCGAGGGGGATATTGCCGTTAAGAATGACCTGGGCAATCTGTTCACGTAACTGCTGTTGCAAGCCAGTTGGCTTATCAGCGGACAAATGAAAAAGATGAAACATATCGCGGCCTCAGTTGTAGTAACTGCACATGCTGGAACCCATTTTCCTTGATCCAGCAACTCCACTTTTCCCAGCACCAAAGTGCGATGACTGCGGGGCAGACTAGCACCAACAGTCATCCAAGACTATCCAGCCAGAACCCCCATGAAAACCAATGCGCCAAGTAGAGCTTAAAATAGTCTTTGGGCAAAACGCCAAAGCCGATCTGACCTGCAACAGCAGATCAGATCGGCTTGATACCCGCCAGTTTTACGCTTAGGCAACTCGCCCAAACGCGTTATCCAGTGCACTTATAATCTGATCCAGATCGGCCTGGGTTGCGATCAATGCCGGACTGAAACACAGGGTGTTGTTGAACTGTTCAAAACTGCGGTTGGTGCGACCAATAATCACCCCTTGACGCATGCAGTCCGCAGCAATGGCAATGGCAACGCTTTCAGCAACCGGCTCTTTGGTCTCACGGTCCTTGACCAGCTCCAAGCCGCAGAACAAACCCTTGCCGCGCACATCACCGATCAACGGGTACTTGTCTTGCAGCTCACGCAGCCGGCCCATGAAGTACTCGCCCATTTGCGTGACGTTTTCGAGCAGACCTTCATCCTCGATAATCTGCATATTGGCCAGAGCCGCTGCGGGCCCCGCGGTGCAGCCACCAAAGGTGCTGATATCGCGGAAATAACCCATGCGATCCTGAGCATCGTCCTTGAACGCATCAAAGACTGCTTCAGTGGTCACGGTGCAAGAGATCGCGGCGTAACCACTGGCAACGCCCTTGGCCATGGTCACAATATCTGGCTGGATGCCGTAATGCTGGTAACCAAACCATTTGCCTGTGCGGCCTAAACCACAAACAACTTCATCGATGTGCAAAAGAATGTCGTACTTTTTGCAGATCGCCTGAATGGTTTCCCAGTAACCAACGGGTGGCGTAATCACTCCACCGCCCGCCGTGATCGGTTCAAGGACTACCGCGCCGACGGTATCCGGCCCCTCCGCCAGTATTACTTTCTCCATCTCCAGCGCGGCACGCACGCCGTAGTCCGCCACATCACCAAATTGCGAACGGTATTCGCAGCAGTGAGCAAACTCCACAAACCCCGGAGTGAACGGACCGTATTGGTTTTTACGCTCAAACTGGCCAGTAGAGCTCAGGGCGGTAATGGTGGTGCCGTGATAATCACGCTCGCGGAAGAGAATCTTGTGCTTCTTGCCACCGTATTTCTTGTGGGCAATCTGACGAACGATTTTATAGGCCTTTTCGTTAGCCTCAGAACCGGAATTCGAATAATAGACACGGCTTAGGCCGGGCATTTTCTCGATCAGTTTTTTGGCGAACAGAGCGCCGGGAACACTACCGGCAGTACCTGCAAAGTAGTTGAGTTTAACCAACTGATCACGCACCGCATCGGCAATGCTTTCACGGCCATACCCGACGTTAACTGTCCATACACCACCGGACACTGCATCCAGGTATTCGTTGCCCTTAATGTCCCAAACGCGCATGCCTTTGCCTTCGACAATCACCATCGGATCATTCTGTTCCAGTGGCTTGTGCTGGGTGAGGTGATGCCAGACGTGACTGCGGTCACTGGCAAGCACTTCAGCTGCATCAAAATCGTTCGTCATGTTATTCATGCCAACCTCCTGCGTGGAACATTGTAATTGTGCGCGGTCGGCCTGGTGATGCAGGTGCCGCAGTCATCCAACGATAGGCTGTGGTGAGCAAAGACCTGAGTCAGCCCCTGATGACGAAACTAAGAGCATGGCGTCAGCGCAGATAGAACCAGTTATTACCCAACTGAGGTGCCAGCCAGACTACAGGGCACTTCCACCGCACTGACTGGACCAATATGGCTGGTCCCATTGGCTCTTCAGGCGCATGTAGAACAGGGCAAACATACGGCTACCGTGAGCTGATTTATCCGCTTTGGAGCTGCAATGATTGAAGTCACGATTAACGGTGAGACGCAGCAACTACCCGCCAACTTGAGCCTGGGCGAGCTGCTTGCGCGCCGAGATCTGGAAAACAGGCGCTTAGCGATTGAGCTCAACATGCAGGTGATTCCACGCAGTCAATTTCCGCACCTGCATCTGCAAAACGGCGATCGTCTTGAAATCGTGCATGCCATCGGTGGCGGCTGATCAGGCGTCATTTATTACTGTGTCTGGGGGTTGATATGACGCTTGCTATGCCATTGGATGATCCACTGATCATCGCGGGGCAATCATTCAAATCGCGCTTACTGGTTGGCACTGGCCATTATGCTGACCTCGCTGAGACTCACGCAGCGGTGACCGCAAGCGCCGCACAGATCGTCACTTTTGCCGTGCGCCGCAGCAACATCGGCCAGGATGCACAAGCGCCCAATCTACTCGATGCAATTGCCCCAGAGCGCTTCACGCTGCTCCCCAATACCGCCGGTTGTTACACCGCCAAAGATGCGGTGCGCACCTGCCTGCTGGCACGTGAACTGCTCGACGGACATGATCTGGTAAAGCTCGAAGTACTCGGCGATAGCCAGACGCTCTACCCCGACATTACTGAAACGCTCGCAGCGGCACGGCAACTGGTTGAGCTGGGTTTCAACGTGATGGTTTACACCAGTGATGACCCGTTGATAGCCCGACGTTTAGAGGAAATCGGTTGCGTTGCGATCATGCCATTGGGTGCGCCTATCGGCTCGGGCTTGGGTATTCGCAACCCATATAACATTCGCATGATCGTCGAAAACGCCAAGGTACCGGTGATTGCCGATGCCGGTGTCGGCACCGCCTCAGATGCGGCGATTGCCATGGAGTTGGGCTGCGACGGGGTGTTGATGAATACCGCTATTGCTCACGCACGTGAACCGATCCGCATGGCCTCAGCCATGCGCCAAGCTGTTTGCGCCGGGCGCGAAGCTTATCGAGCTGGCCGCATGCCGCGCCGACTGGACGGCAATGCCTCTTCCCCGTTGAGCGGGCTGTTTATTTAACCCGCTGATCGCTTGCTAAATAGTGTTTAGGCGTCGGAGTTGAACATGGCCGCCAACTGTTCGGCGGCCATCTGCATGTGCGCGATGCCTTCAATCAAGTCATTCAGGCTCTTGCGTGCGGTTGGCGCATGACACGCCAGTGCAGCCACACAGCGACCATCGTGGTCACGGATCGGTACTGCCACCGCCACCATCCCCGCGACAAACTCCTCGCTGTCGATACCCACACCTCGGCTGTTAATGCGCTCAAGCTCAGCCTGCAATAAACCCATATCTGTAATGGTGCGCGGGGTTTGTGCAGTCAACTGCAAGCGCTGCAGTAGCTGTTGGCGCGCATCGACTGGCATTTCAGCCAGAAACAACTTACCGCTCGCCGTGCAATGCAAGGGCACATGCGTGCCGGGCTCAACATGCAGACGCAACGGCTCCTGAGTTTCAACCCGATCGATATAGATCACCTGGGTTCCGTCCAGCGCCGTGAGGTTGCAGGTCTCGCCCAAGGTACGGACCAGCGATTCCAGGATCAGTCGATGACGCTGCATGACCACATCATTGCGCAGCAAGCGCAGGCCCATCTGCGTCGAGCGCGGGCCGAGCAAGTAGGTTTTTTCATCCACCTCACGCAATAAAAAACCCAGTCGCTCCAACGCTTGAACCATGCGCAACAACGTAGCTTTGGGCGTGGCCAGACGGTGACTTAACTGCGCCAATGACATGGGCGCGTCAGCCAAGGCAATGGTTTCCAGCAGTAACAACGCTCGCAAGCTCCGGTCTGGACTTGCAGCTGAATCAATACCAGCCAACTGACTCTTTGATTTCGATACGTTTTGTTCCAGTTTTTCAACCATCTGAAAATTTCATCCGTAAATTAACTGCATGATTATAAAACAAATAACGCCATAGGCCAGTCAGATCAAGGCATTGGACTCAATCGAAACATATTTCTGGCCCAACAATAATGAACCATTTTGTTCTAATTTTATTTTGAAGTTCGGTTTCACACTAATAAAAACAAAGAGGATTTCGAATGTCGCTCACCTATGACTTCGTCGTAGTGGGTGCTGGCTCTGCTGGCTGCGTGCTAGCAAACCGGCTCAGCGAGAACGGGCGCTACAGCGTCTGCTTGCTGGAAGCGGGCCCACCGGATCGCTATCCGTGGATCCACATTCCCATTGGCTACGCCAAGACCATGTTCCACCCTGTCTATAACTGGGGCTTCTACACCGACCCAGACCCGGGCATGAACAACCGTCGCATTTACTGGCCACGCGGGCGAGTATGGGGCGGTTGCAGCTCAATCAACGGACTTATCTACATTCGCGGCCAGCAGGCTGATTACGATGCCTGGGCCGAGTCCGGTAACGACGGCTGGGGCTGGAAGGATGTACTGCCCTACTTCCGCCGCGCCGAGAACAATGACCTAGGCCCTGGGCCAACTCATGGCACTGCAGGACCGCTATATGCGTCAAGCATCAAGGCGCGTCATCCGCTCACCGAAGGATTCATCGAAGCCGCCAAAGAGCTGGGCGTACCGCGCACGAATGACTTTAATACAGGTGATCAAGAAGGTGTCGGTTATTACCAACTGACGACCCGCAACGGTCTGCGTTGCAGCACCGCCGTAGCCTATCTGCACCCGGCGCGAAAGCGCAGCAATCTGACGATCATCTCGCTCGCCAAGGCGCAGAAAATAGTATTCGATGCCAAGCGTGCAACCGGCGTGGTATTTGAAAAAGACGGACAACTGCAAACCCTCAATGCCAAGCGAGAAGTGATACTCAGCGCCGGCGCATTGCAATCGCCGCAGTTGTTGCAGCTTTCAGGCGTGGGCTCACATGAGCTGCTGAAGAAGTTTGCAATCCCCTTGGTTCACGAACTGCCTGGGGTCGGTGAAAACCTGCAGGATCATTTGCAGATCCGCATGATCTACCAATGCACCCGCCCCATTACCACCAATGATGAACTGCGCTCGCCCTGGCGCAAACTGCGCATGGGCTTGCAATGGCTGTTTACCCGCAGTGGGCCGCTGGCCATCGGTATCAACCAGGGGGGCTTGTTCACCAAGGTGCTCGAACCAAGTAAGACACCCGATATCCAGTATCACTTTGGCACGCTCAGCGCCGATTCCGCAGGCGGCAAGGTGCACCCGTTTTCAGGGTTCACTATGTCGGTTTGCCAGTTAAGGCCAGAGAGCCGTGGCTACGTGCGGATCGTCTCCAACGACCCGAACCAGCCACCCTCCATGCAGCCTAATTACCTGTCCACTGAACTGGACCGGCAAACAGCAATTGCTGGCGTGCGCTACACGCGCAAGCTGGCAGCGACAGGGCCGCTCAGAGACCTGATCAAGCGCGAGCACCTGCCGGGTATTGAGCAACAGAGTGACGAACAGATTCTGCAGTTTTGTCGGCAGTACGGCGCCACCATCTTCCATCCGTCAGGCACTTGCAAAATGGGTTCGGACCCAATGGCAGTGGTTGACTCACGCCTGCGTGTTCACGGCATCAAGGGGTTACGGGTAGTCGACTGCTCGATCATGCCGACCCTGGTTTCCGGTAACACCAATGTGCCGGTGGTGATGATCGCCGAGAAAGCCTCGACGATGATTCTCGAAGACGCCGTCAAACCAACGCTTGTTGAACCCAATGCTATTGCAGCACAGCCCTCGGAAGCGCTTTCCCACGCGCTCTGAGCAACTACAGCATTTGAGCCAGCGCTGTGCATCAGGTAACCGCCAGCAGGCTTTATTGCCTAGCCAAACACATAGGAATACTGACATGTCCACGCCCAATCCCGTGCGCAAAGTCGTAATCGCAAGTGTCATCGGCGCCACCATTGAGTGGTACGACTTCTTTCTCTACGGTGTCGTTGCCGGCATCGTTTTCAACCAGCTGTACTTTCCCAATGATGATCCGCTTATTTCAACCATGCTGGCCTACGGCACCTTTGCTGTTGGCTTTCTGAGCAGGCCCATCGGCGGCGTTATTTTCGGCCATTTCGGCGACAAGATCGGCCGTAAAAGCATGCTGGTCATGACCATGATGATCATGGGCATTGCCACCTTTCTGATCGGGCTGGTGCCCACTTACGACAGCATTGGTATTTGGGCACCGCTCATCTTGCTGGTGTTGCGCATATTCCAGGGCATCGGCCTGGGTGGTGAATGGGGCGGCGCAGTGCTTATGGCGTTTGAATATGCGCCAAAACATAAACGCGGCTTCTACGCCAGTTTGCCGCAAATCGGCTTGGCTATCGGCTTGTGCCTGGCCTCGGGCGTCGTCGGCCTGCTGTCGTATTTCCTGACCGACACGCAATTCCTTGAGTGGGGCTGGAGAATTGCCTTCCTGCTCAGTGCGGCACTGGTATTTGTCGGTACCTGGATTCGTCTCAATGTCATGGAAAGCCCAGAGTTCGCCAAGGTCAAGGCCGCAAACGCCGAAGCGGCGATTCCATTTGTTGACATGATGAAGCGCTACCCAAAAAACGTCCTAGCCGGCATGGGCGCGCGTTATATCGACGGTGTGTTCTTCAACGTATTTGGGGTGTTCTCGCTCAGTTACCTGACGCAAACTCTCAACCTGCCGCGTTCTGAGGCGTTGATTGGGGTCATGGTTGCCGCCGTCGTGATGTGTTTTAGCATCCCCATGTTTGGCGCATTGTCCGACCGAATCGGCCGTACGCGAGTCTATTTCTGGGGCTCACTGATCACCGCGATTTCAGCCTTTCCAGCGTTTTGGCTGATGATGACCAGCGACGGCAATATGTTCATCATCTGGTTGGCGATAGTGGTGCCGCTCGGCATCTTCTATGCAGCGGTTTACGGGCCAGAAGCAGCACTGTTCTGTGAGTTGTTTGACGCCAAGGTGCGCTACACCGGAATCTCGTTCGTCTATCAATTCTCTGGGATCTTCGCGAGCGGCCTGACCCCAATGATCGCCACCGCGTTGATGCGCAGCAGCGATGGGCAGCCGTGGACAACCTGCCTGTATGTGTTATTCGCCGGGGCCGTGAGTGCTTACTCCGTTTGGTGGATTGGCAATCGCAAGAAACAGGCATCGATTGAGCCTGAGATGGCAGCAGAGCCTGCAGCCATCCGCTAAATGGCTAACGCCACTGCTACCTGCCCCGCTTTCGGTTCACCCTTTGCGGGGCTTTAACTTGTGGTAACAGATTGAACAAAGCTTAGGTTACTCAACTGCTTTCCTTCAGCGCTCGGCAACCCTGCGCACTGGCACCATTAATGCCGCAATCCTGGCTCTTGGCTAACAGCTGCAGCAAACTAAACTGTATACAACTCTCCTAACGAGAGTGGCCTCCCTTCCCGACGTTACTCTGCACCTTGCGCCAAGCCGGATGCCCGGGAATCGCTGAAAACAATAACAATGCGCCAAAACCGTTCAACTGCTGAATAAGCCAGTTGGATTGTTTGCTGTGCGCTTTATATGGAGCCGAACCTTACTGACAACTTGAGAGCAACTGCCATGAACGACTATCCGACCCTGAAAGAGATGGGCATTGACGCTGCTGGAACGATTAAGCGTTTTAGTTTGCGTCACGAACGCGACCGTGATGTATTGAAGATCTACTTCCATCGCCCAGCCAACTCCCTGCGCTCGCACAGCCAGAAGTTCACCTTCGCCCATCCACGCCGGGCTATTCCTGGCCAGAGTCGACACAGTCAAGCCTTCGCCGAATTAGCTGCAAGCAGCCCGGTGTTGCGCAGCGCATTGGTAGAACTCAAACAGCTGACGGCCGTCGAAGTGCCGCAGCTGTCGCCGAAAGAAGAAGTGCTGCAAGACTTGCAACACCTGGAGAATGTTATGGAAGGCAAGCTCGCTGAGATTCGCCAGAAAATCGAATACTTGGCCTGAAGCTACTTCAAGCCTGAACTGGCGCAGCTTTAGTCATCTGCGCCATTTTGCTGGCGAACAGCTGAGCCAACGCATCTGAGTCTCCACCCGACTCATCCAAAGCCTCAACCACCGCCTGCAATGTCGGCTGCGTTTTGCTGAGTAGCGCCTCGATGTACTGCTCTGGAGTCACCTGCGTATGCGCCTCATAGCGCTTGAACAGGTCGAGCAGTTGGCTGTTAATTGGCAGCGTCAGGGTATCTGTAGACATCGGATAAACCTCTTTAGAAAGTCGCCGGGTCAATGCCATTGCACCCGCTTGGCCCCATCCTTAGCGGGTTCAGCCTCGGACAATAGAGCCAGTTCATAGCCAGTATTGGCTCCAGGTAATAGTTAGCAACGCCCGCATCATCATTGGCCTGCACCTTATCTGGCAATTTTGTTGGTCAAACGTTGGCCGCATAACCCAGCGCGAACTGGCCCCTTCGCTGTAACTTCTGCGCCCCTAGAATCAGGTCATTCTCCTGTTATCGAGGCACCACGCATGACTGACCTGACTCTTGAATCTGCCAGCCGCCTGGTGCCAGCCCGTGAACTGTTTGGAATCGACAGCAACATGCGCGTACCGGTGTTACTCAAGCAGGATGATCAAGTACCCGAGATCGACAGCGCTTACCGCTTTAACCCAGAAGTAACCCAGGCGGTGCTCGCCGGGTTCACCCGCAACCGGCGCGTCATGCTCCAGGGTTTGCACGGCACAGGGAAATCAACCCACATTGAGCAGATCGCCGCACGACTCAACTGGCCCTGCGTACGGGTTAATCTGGACGGTCACATCAGCCGGCTCGACCTGATCGGCAAAGACGCAATCGTGCTGCGTGAGGGCAAACAGGTCACCGAATTTCAGGAAGGCATATTACCGTGGACACTGCGCCGTCCTGCGGCGCTGATTTTCGACGAATACGATGCCGGACGCCCTGATGTGATGTTCGTTATTCAGCGAATCCTTGAACGCGACGGCAAACTCAACCTGCTCGATCAAAATCGACTGATCACGCCACATCCGCAATTCCGCCTGTTTGCCACATCCAACACCGTTGGCCTGGGCAACCTCAATGGTCTTTACAACGGCGCACAAGTGCTCAATCAGGCGCAGCTCGATCGCTGGAATATTGTCGCCAGCCTCAACTACTTGCCCTCCGAAGAGGAGCAAGCAATTGTTGCTGCCCGGGTTCCACAACTACTGGGGCTTTATGACTCAAGCCTGCTTGCGTCAATGGTTGCCGTCGCCGGCTTGACCCGTGAAGGCTTTGCCTGTGGCGATCTTTCAACACTGATGTCACCGCGCTGCGTAATTTCGTGGGCTGAAAATACGGAAATATTTGGTGACCCAGCGCTGGCGTTCCGCTTGTCATTCCTCAACAAGTGCGATGAAGCTGAACGCGGTGTCGTTGCCGAGTATTACCAACGCTGTTTCGATCATGAGCTTAAAGAATCCGCCCTGCCGCATTTAGCACTGGCTTGAGCGCTGAAATGAAGCAGCCACCTCGGCGTGAGAAGCATCAGCAACAACTCGAAGAGTTATGCGCGGCGACTATGCGAGCGCTCTCGGGAGAACGCCGTCTGCGTTATCGCGGAGCTCGACTTGAGGTGAACGGCCAGCATATTCCGGTTCGTGCACCGCACCTGCATCCCGACCCGGAGCAGGATGACTTTTCGGCATATCGTGGCGTCGCCGACAGCCTGGCTCTGCGCCTCAAGCACAGCGACCGAGTACTGCTGCAAGCGCACCTGCCCGCTCAGCCGATTGCCCGCTTGGTTTTTGAGTTGCTTGAACAGTTGCGTGTTGAGTCGCTGGTCAGTGACCGTTATCCGGGTGTGCGGCGTAACCTGATGCTGCGCTTCAGCCAATGGAGCCAGCAATTTATCGACTCAGGTCAGACCGAAGGCCATGTTGGCCTTATGCTCTACACCCTCTCGCAGATGAGTTGGTTGCTGTTATGTGGCGGGCGGGCCAACGAGCAGACGGAGATGCTGATCGAAGCCCCGAGACTGAGCCTGCTCGGACATTTTGGCGCACACTTCGGTCTATTACGCCGCTGCCGTCATGATCAATCGACGTACAGCGAGCACGCGCTGTTCATTGCCAACAAGGTTGTTGAGTTGCTTGAGCAACTTGACTCACAACTGCTCAATAACGATGAGCGTAAAGTATCGGAAGTTGCTGAGAAGGCCCATCTGGCCTTTGCTTTACTGCTCGACAGTGACGCCGATGAAGAAGGTGTAGACAGCGCTAGCGCTACCGCACAGGGCAATTCACGCGATAGCCAGGACACATTCAGCTATCAGGTGTTTAGCCGCGCTTATGACCGCGAAGTAGCCGCTGTCAGCCTGGTTCGCGCCGATCTACTTAAACAACTACGCCAGCGTATGGATCAACGCATGGCGGCCCAAGGCCTCAACCTGCCGCGCCTGGCCAAGCGCCTCAGCGCATTGCTCGCGCAACCTCAGCGTGACGGCTGGGCCTTTGCTCAAGAAGACGGTCAAATCGATGCAGGCAGGCTCAGCCGTCTGATTATTAGCCCCGAGCAACATGAGATTTTCCGCAACGAGCGCCAGCGTCCGCAAAGTGATTGCGTGGTCAGCCTGCTGATTGATAACTCGGGCTCCATGCGTAACCACATAGACGCCATCGCCTTGCTGGCAGATACCTTGAGCCGTGCTCTGGAACTGGCAGGTGCACAGAGTGAAATACTCGGTTTTACCACCGGACAATGGAATGGTGGTCGTCCACTCAAGCGTTGGCGCGCAGCGGGGCAACCAGCGAACCCAGGGCGCTTGAATGAGCTGGAGCATCGCATTTACAAAGATGCCGATACCCCTTGGCGTAAAGCGCGGCCAAGTATCGCC
Proteins encoded:
- a CDS encoding cobalamin biosynthesis protein CobT; its protein translation is MKQPPRREKHQQQLEELCAATMRALSGERRLRYRGARLEVNGQHIPVRAPHLHPDPEQDDFSAYRGVADSLALRLKHSDRVLLQAHLPAQPIARLVFELLEQLRVESLVSDRYPGVRRNLMLRFSQWSQQFIDSGQTEGHVGLMLYTLSQMSWLLLCGGRANEQTEMLIEAPRLSLLGHFGAHFGLLRRCRHDQSTYSEHALFIANKVVELLEQLDSQLLNNDERKVSEVAEKAHLAFALLLDSDADEEGVDSASATAQGNSRDSQDTFSYQVFSRAYDREVAAVSLVRADLLKQLRQRMDQRMAAQGLNLPRLAKRLSALLAQPQRDGWAFAQEDGQIDAGRLSRLIISPEQHEIFRNERQRPQSDCVVSLLIDNSGSMRNHIDAIALLADTLSRALELAGAQSEILGFTTGQWNGGRPLKRWRAAGQPANPGRLNELEHRIYKDADTPWRKARPSIAALLKSDLFRESVDGEALLWAQHRLLKRQATRRILIIISDGCPMDGATHQANCSDILDQHLKQVARQIEQQSAVELYALGVGLDLSNYYRNSLELDLSNSFDNRVFDEILHLLHRSN